From a single Stigmatopora argus isolate UIUO_Sarg chromosome 4, RoL_Sarg_1.0, whole genome shotgun sequence genomic region:
- the ddc gene encoding aromatic-L-amino-acid decarboxylase, whose product MNAAEFRRRGKEMVDFVADYLENLEQRPVYPDVEPGYLRSLIPTEAPLEPENYEDIMKDVERVIMPGITHWQSPYFYAYFPAASSYPAMLADMLCGGIGCIGFSWAASPACTELETVMLDWLGKMLQLPECFIAGTHGHGGGVIQGTASEATLMSLLAARCKAVCRVQSINPEKSEPEILKGLVAYTSEQSHSSVERAGLIGGVMMKKVPTDSTYAVSGDALKKMVEKDKEAGLIPFYFCATLGTTASCAFDHIAELGPLCNKENMWMHVDAAYAGSAFVCPEFRSLLNGIEFADSFNLNPHKWLLVNFDCSTMWVKKRQDLICAFKVDPLYLRHENQESGLVTDYRHWQIPLGRRFRSLKMWFVFRMYGLQGLQAHIRKHVSLAKEFESLVRADKRFEICAEVIMGLVCFRLKGSNELNQNLLKRITMSREIHLVPCHLTGRFVLRFAICSRTTESRHIQQAWRHITQLTFELLQDSVQ is encoded by the exons ATGAATGCAGCTGAGTTCCGACGTCGTGGAAAGGAGATGGTGGACTTTGTAGCTGACTATTTAGAGAACCTGGAGCAGCGACCGGTTTATCCAGATGTAGAACCGGGATATCTTCGATCCTTAATTCCGACTGAAGCACCCTTGGAACCAGAGAATTATGAGGACATCATGAAGGATGTGGAGCGAGTTATAATGCCCGGG ATCACCCACTGGCAGAGTCCTTACTTCTATGCTTACTTCCCTGCTGCTTCCTCTTATCCTGCCATGTTGGCGGATATGCTGTGTGGAGGAATTGGATGCATTGGATTCTCTTGG GCCGCCAGTCCAGCTTGCACAGAGCTAGAGACAGTCATGTTAGACTGGTTAGGAAAGATGCTGCAGCTGCCTGAGTGTTTTATAGCTGGAACTCATGGTCACGGTGGAGGAGTCATTCAG GGCACAGCTAGCGAGGCGACCCTCATGTCATTGCTGGCTGCTCGTTGTAAAGCTGTCTGTCGAGTCCAGTCCATCAACCCAGAAAAGTCTGAACCCGAGATCCTCAAAGGTTTAGTGGCCTACACATCAGAGCAA TCTCATTCATCTGTGGAGCGAGCAGGTCTGATTGGTGGCGTGATGATGAAGAAAGTCCCGACAGATAGCACTTATGCTGTCTCAGGTGACGCATTGAAGAAGATGGTGGAAAAGGACAAAGAAGCAGGACTCATTCCATTTTAT TTCTGTGCAACTCTTGGGACCACGGCATCATGTGCGTTTGATCACATTGCTGAGCTGGGACCTCTCT GTAATAAGGAAAACATGTGGATGCATGTTGATGCTGCATATGCTGGAAGTGCATTTGTCTGTCCTGAATTTCGGTCTTTGTTGAATGGCATAGAG TTTGCAGACTCCTTCAACTTGAACCCACACAAATGGCTCTTGGTCAACTTTGACTGCTCTACCATGTG GGTCAAGAAGAGGCAAGACCTTATTTGTGCCTTCAAAGTGGATCCACTGTATCTGAGACATGAGAATCAAGAGTCAG GGCTAGTGACAGATTATAGG CATTGGCAGATTCCATTGGGCAGACGATTCCGCTCTCTCAAAATGTGGTTTGTTTTCCGCATGTACGGCCTTCAAGGATTACAGGCTCATATACGCAAG caTGTGAGCCTGGCCAAGGAGTTTGAGAGTCTAGTACGGGCTGATAAGAGATTTGAGATCTGTGCTGAGGTCATCATGGGTCTGGTTTGCTTCAGGCTcaag GGCTCCAATGAGTTGAACCAGAATCTCTTGAAAAGGATCACAATGAGCAGAGAGATCCACTTGGTGCCTTGCCATCTCACTGGACGCTTTGTCCTTCGCTTCGCCATCTGTTCACGCACCACCGAGTCTCGTCACATCCAGCAAGCGTGGCGGCATATCACACAGTTGACCTTTGAACTCCTACAGGATTCCGTTCAATGA
- the entpd3 gene encoding ectonucleoside triphosphate diphosphohydrolase 3 isoform X2 yields MASKLKVGYKCRIATVIFLLLASIAGLIAVVVIQDRWRSKEYSLEYGIVIDSGSSRSNIYLYEWPGEKENETGVVMEKMNCKVSGVAISEMKIDSQKDAETWKGFQDCMKNVSGAIPARKHKTTPLFLGATAGMRLLQEKDMQRATEVLDSLKEYLKSLPFDFQNASIITGQEEGLYGWITVNYLMGNFLEKSLWNAYVRPQTSKTVGSMDLGGASTQIAFAVNDDRAGPDFLHVKLYGYPYNIYTHSFLCYGKNEAGNRLLDKVIQESSDPAYVINPCYNTGVNETIVASKIYDSECTKKPRNYSPDKKYNIIGSGNSEQCKRMTKSIFDFTTCSSAHCSFDGVEQPPVTGEYMAYAGFFYVARAVLMNESKSATVRPSDYDEFQTAIDEFCSTPWNELTQKKKDIWVSYLRTYCFASHFIFSLLTDGYKFDANTWKDIDFQMKVKNTSVGWSLGYMLSSSNMIPSEL; encoded by the exons ATGGCATCAAAACTGAAAGTGGGATACAAGTGCCGTATAGCCACAGTTATATTCCTCCTCTTGGCTAGTATTGCTGGGCTCATTGCTGTCGTCGTCATCCAGGACCGCTGGAGGTCCAAAGAGTACTCTTTGGAG TACGGCATCGTGATTGACTCGGGATCTTCTCGGTCTAACATCTATTTGTATGAGTGGCCAGGGGAGAAGGAGAATGAAACAGGAGTGGTGATGGAGAAAATGAACTGTAAAGTTTCCG GTGTCGCAATCTCTGAAATGAAAATTGACTCACAGAAAGATGCAGAGACATGGAAGGGTTTCCAAGATTGTATGAAAAATGTCTCTGGAGCCATTCCCGCTAGAAAGCACAAAACCACTCCTCTCTTCTTGGGAGCTACAGCTGGAATGAGACTCTTACA AGAGAAGGACATGCAGCGAGCAACTGAAGTCTTGGATAGTCTAAAGGAATATCTGAAGTCTCTGCCCTTTGACTTTCAAAATGCATCCATCATTACTGGTCAGGAGGAAGGACTATATGGATGGATTACTGTCAACTATTTGATGGGTAACTTTCTTGAG AAAAGCCTATGGAACGCCTATGTCCGTCCACAGACATCCAAGACGGTGGGCTCGATGGATCTTGGTGGTGCATCGACACAAATTGCCTTCGCGGTGAATGACGACCGGGCAGGGCCTGACTTCTTGCATGTCAAGCTCTATGGCTACCCTTACAATATTTATACTCACAGTTTCCTCTGCTATGGCAAGAATGAAGCTGGCAATAGGCTTCTGGACAAAGTTATCCAG GAATCATCAGATCCTGCCTATGTTATCAACCCCTGCTACAACACTGGAGTAAATGAAACCATTGTGGCCTCGAAAATTTATGACTCAGAGTGTACTAAGAAACCAAGGAATTACAGTCCagataaaaaatacaacatcaTAGGGTCTGGCAACTCCGAACAATGCAAGAGAATGACAAAATCCATATTTGATTTCACCACTTGTTCCTCTGCTCACTGTTCATTTGATGGGGTTGAGCAGCCACCAGTCACTGGAGAATATATG GCATATGCAGGCTTTTTCTATGTTGCCAGAGCGGTGTTGATGAACGAATCGAAAAGTGCCACTGTCAGACCATCCGACTATGACGAATTCCAAACCGCGATTGATGAGTTCTGTAGCACCCCGTGGAATGAG ctgacgcaaaagaaaaaagatattTGGGTTAGTTACCTTCGCACCTATTGCTTtgcatctcatttcatcttcaGTTTGCTGACTGACGGTTACAAATTCGACGCAAACACGTGGAAAGACATTGACTTTCAAATGAAG GTGAAAAACACCAGTGTAGGTTGGAGTTTAGGCTACATGCTTAGTAGCTCTAATATGATCCCGTCTGAG ctCTGA
- the entpd3 gene encoding ectonucleoside triphosphate diphosphohydrolase 3 isoform X1: protein MASKLKVGYKCRIATVIFLLLASIAGLIAVVVIQDRWRSKEYSLEYGIVIDSGSSRSNIYLYEWPGEKENETGVVMEKMNCKVSGVAISEMKIDSQKDAETWKGFQDCMKNVSGAIPARKHKTTPLFLGATAGMRLLQEKDMQRATEVLDSLKEYLKSLPFDFQNASIITGQEEGLYGWITVNYLMGNFLEKSLWNAYVRPQTSKTVGSMDLGGASTQIAFAVNDDRAGPDFLHVKLYGYPYNIYTHSFLCYGKNEAGNRLLDKVIQESSDPAYVINPCYNTGVNETIVASKIYDSECTKKPRNYSPDKKYNIIGSGNSEQCKRMTKSIFDFTTCSSAHCSFDGVEQPPVTGEYMAYAGFFYVARAVLMNESKSATVRPSDYDEFQTAIDEFCSTPWNELTQKKKDIWVSYLRTYCFASHFIFSLLTDGYKFDANTWKDIDFQMKVKNTSVGWSLGYMLSSSNMIPSEVNEILPLTDPVFAGLIFLFSALTIVTVILIFIILIRICY from the exons ATGGCATCAAAACTGAAAGTGGGATACAAGTGCCGTATAGCCACAGTTATATTCCTCCTCTTGGCTAGTATTGCTGGGCTCATTGCTGTCGTCGTCATCCAGGACCGCTGGAGGTCCAAAGAGTACTCTTTGGAG TACGGCATCGTGATTGACTCGGGATCTTCTCGGTCTAACATCTATTTGTATGAGTGGCCAGGGGAGAAGGAGAATGAAACAGGAGTGGTGATGGAGAAAATGAACTGTAAAGTTTCCG GTGTCGCAATCTCTGAAATGAAAATTGACTCACAGAAAGATGCAGAGACATGGAAGGGTTTCCAAGATTGTATGAAAAATGTCTCTGGAGCCATTCCCGCTAGAAAGCACAAAACCACTCCTCTCTTCTTGGGAGCTACAGCTGGAATGAGACTCTTACA AGAGAAGGACATGCAGCGAGCAACTGAAGTCTTGGATAGTCTAAAGGAATATCTGAAGTCTCTGCCCTTTGACTTTCAAAATGCATCCATCATTACTGGTCAGGAGGAAGGACTATATGGATGGATTACTGTCAACTATTTGATGGGTAACTTTCTTGAG AAAAGCCTATGGAACGCCTATGTCCGTCCACAGACATCCAAGACGGTGGGCTCGATGGATCTTGGTGGTGCATCGACACAAATTGCCTTCGCGGTGAATGACGACCGGGCAGGGCCTGACTTCTTGCATGTCAAGCTCTATGGCTACCCTTACAATATTTATACTCACAGTTTCCTCTGCTATGGCAAGAATGAAGCTGGCAATAGGCTTCTGGACAAAGTTATCCAG GAATCATCAGATCCTGCCTATGTTATCAACCCCTGCTACAACACTGGAGTAAATGAAACCATTGTGGCCTCGAAAATTTATGACTCAGAGTGTACTAAGAAACCAAGGAATTACAGTCCagataaaaaatacaacatcaTAGGGTCTGGCAACTCCGAACAATGCAAGAGAATGACAAAATCCATATTTGATTTCACCACTTGTTCCTCTGCTCACTGTTCATTTGATGGGGTTGAGCAGCCACCAGTCACTGGAGAATATATG GCATATGCAGGCTTTTTCTATGTTGCCAGAGCGGTGTTGATGAACGAATCGAAAAGTGCCACTGTCAGACCATCCGACTATGACGAATTCCAAACCGCGATTGATGAGTTCTGTAGCACCCCGTGGAATGAG ctgacgcaaaagaaaaaagatattTGGGTTAGTTACCTTCGCACCTATTGCTTtgcatctcatttcatcttcaGTTTGCTGACTGACGGTTACAAATTCGACGCAAACACGTGGAAAGACATTGACTTTCAAATGAAG GTGAAAAACACCAGTGTAGGTTGGAGTTTAGGCTACATGCTTAGTAGCTCTAATATGATCCCGTCTGAGGTGAACGAAATCCTCCCATTGACTGATCCTGTCTTTGCCGgcctaatatttttattttcagctCTGACTATTGTCACTGTCATCTTGATTTTCATCATTCTTATCCGCATATGCTACTAG
- the entpd3 gene encoding ectonucleoside triphosphate diphosphohydrolase 3 isoform X4, translated as MFPVTPCLPVREKDMQRATEVLDSLKEYLKSLPFDFQNASIITGQEEGLYGWITVNYLMGNFLEKSLWNAYVRPQTSKTVGSMDLGGASTQIAFAVNDDRAGPDFLHVKLYGYPYNIYTHSFLCYGKNEAGNRLLDKVIQESSDPAYVINPCYNTGVNETIVASKIYDSECTKKPRNYSPDKKYNIIGSGNSEQCKRMTKSIFDFTTCSSAHCSFDGVEQPPVTGEYMAYAGFFYVARAVLMNESKSATVRPSDYDEFQTAIDEFCSTPWNELTQKKKDIWVSYLRTYCFASHFIFSLLTDGYKFDANTWKDIDFQMKVKNTSVGWSLGYMLSSSNMIPSEVNEILPLTDPVFAGLIFLFSALTIVTVILIFIILIRICY; from the exons ATGTTCCCTGTTACCCCATGTCTTCCTGTCAG AGAGAAGGACATGCAGCGAGCAACTGAAGTCTTGGATAGTCTAAAGGAATATCTGAAGTCTCTGCCCTTTGACTTTCAAAATGCATCCATCATTACTGGTCAGGAGGAAGGACTATATGGATGGATTACTGTCAACTATTTGATGGGTAACTTTCTTGAG AAAAGCCTATGGAACGCCTATGTCCGTCCACAGACATCCAAGACGGTGGGCTCGATGGATCTTGGTGGTGCATCGACACAAATTGCCTTCGCGGTGAATGACGACCGGGCAGGGCCTGACTTCTTGCATGTCAAGCTCTATGGCTACCCTTACAATATTTATACTCACAGTTTCCTCTGCTATGGCAAGAATGAAGCTGGCAATAGGCTTCTGGACAAAGTTATCCAG GAATCATCAGATCCTGCCTATGTTATCAACCCCTGCTACAACACTGGAGTAAATGAAACCATTGTGGCCTCGAAAATTTATGACTCAGAGTGTACTAAGAAACCAAGGAATTACAGTCCagataaaaaatacaacatcaTAGGGTCTGGCAACTCCGAACAATGCAAGAGAATGACAAAATCCATATTTGATTTCACCACTTGTTCCTCTGCTCACTGTTCATTTGATGGGGTTGAGCAGCCACCAGTCACTGGAGAATATATG GCATATGCAGGCTTTTTCTATGTTGCCAGAGCGGTGTTGATGAACGAATCGAAAAGTGCCACTGTCAGACCATCCGACTATGACGAATTCCAAACCGCGATTGATGAGTTCTGTAGCACCCCGTGGAATGAG ctgacgcaaaagaaaaaagatattTGGGTTAGTTACCTTCGCACCTATTGCTTtgcatctcatttcatcttcaGTTTGCTGACTGACGGTTACAAATTCGACGCAAACACGTGGAAAGACATTGACTTTCAAATGAAG GTGAAAAACACCAGTGTAGGTTGGAGTTTAGGCTACATGCTTAGTAGCTCTAATATGATCCCGTCTGAGGTGAACGAAATCCTCCCATTGACTGATCCTGTCTTTGCCGgcctaatatttttattttcagctCTGACTATTGTCACTGTCATCTTGATTTTCATCATTCTTATCCGCATATGCTACTAG
- the entpd3 gene encoding ectonucleoside triphosphate diphosphohydrolase 3 isoform X3 has protein sequence MSKDVIRRKNSASQLLCSCQSDISKEKDMQRATEVLDSLKEYLKSLPFDFQNASIITGQEEGLYGWITVNYLMGNFLEKSLWNAYVRPQTSKTVGSMDLGGASTQIAFAVNDDRAGPDFLHVKLYGYPYNIYTHSFLCYGKNEAGNRLLDKVIQESSDPAYVINPCYNTGVNETIVASKIYDSECTKKPRNYSPDKKYNIIGSGNSEQCKRMTKSIFDFTTCSSAHCSFDGVEQPPVTGEYMAYAGFFYVARAVLMNESKSATVRPSDYDEFQTAIDEFCSTPWNELTQKKKDIWVSYLRTYCFASHFIFSLLTDGYKFDANTWKDIDFQMKVKNTSVGWSLGYMLSSSNMIPSEVNEILPLTDPVFAGLIFLFSALTIVTVILIFIILIRICY, from the exons ATGTCAAAAGACGTGATAAGACGTAAAAACTCAGCAAGCCAGTTATTGTGCAGTTGTCAGAGTGACATTTCCAA AGAGAAGGACATGCAGCGAGCAACTGAAGTCTTGGATAGTCTAAAGGAATATCTGAAGTCTCTGCCCTTTGACTTTCAAAATGCATCCATCATTACTGGTCAGGAGGAAGGACTATATGGATGGATTACTGTCAACTATTTGATGGGTAACTTTCTTGAG AAAAGCCTATGGAACGCCTATGTCCGTCCACAGACATCCAAGACGGTGGGCTCGATGGATCTTGGTGGTGCATCGACACAAATTGCCTTCGCGGTGAATGACGACCGGGCAGGGCCTGACTTCTTGCATGTCAAGCTCTATGGCTACCCTTACAATATTTATACTCACAGTTTCCTCTGCTATGGCAAGAATGAAGCTGGCAATAGGCTTCTGGACAAAGTTATCCAG GAATCATCAGATCCTGCCTATGTTATCAACCCCTGCTACAACACTGGAGTAAATGAAACCATTGTGGCCTCGAAAATTTATGACTCAGAGTGTACTAAGAAACCAAGGAATTACAGTCCagataaaaaatacaacatcaTAGGGTCTGGCAACTCCGAACAATGCAAGAGAATGACAAAATCCATATTTGATTTCACCACTTGTTCCTCTGCTCACTGTTCATTTGATGGGGTTGAGCAGCCACCAGTCACTGGAGAATATATG GCATATGCAGGCTTTTTCTATGTTGCCAGAGCGGTGTTGATGAACGAATCGAAAAGTGCCACTGTCAGACCATCCGACTATGACGAATTCCAAACCGCGATTGATGAGTTCTGTAGCACCCCGTGGAATGAG ctgacgcaaaagaaaaaagatattTGGGTTAGTTACCTTCGCACCTATTGCTTtgcatctcatttcatcttcaGTTTGCTGACTGACGGTTACAAATTCGACGCAAACACGTGGAAAGACATTGACTTTCAAATGAAG GTGAAAAACACCAGTGTAGGTTGGAGTTTAGGCTACATGCTTAGTAGCTCTAATATGATCCCGTCTGAGGTGAACGAAATCCTCCCATTGACTGATCCTGTCTTTGCCGgcctaatatttttattttcagctCTGACTATTGTCACTGTCATCTTGATTTTCATCATTCTTATCCGCATATGCTACTAG